One window of Triticum dicoccoides isolate Atlit2015 ecotype Zavitan chromosome 5A, WEW_v2.0, whole genome shotgun sequence genomic DNA carries:
- the LOC119298535 gene encoding uncharacterized protein LOC119298535: MTARIVQEEERIMRQKKDHVFHVGSNKRKHDGQGFPKPQKKQVKKEGTKPFNPKAFKGKEAGSSSSAPSSSTAGENACNFCKEEGHYQRDCPGFLKWMNKRGIRYDPNYKRRNKKA; this comes from the exons ATGACCGCAAGGATCGTCCAGGAGGAAGAGAGGATCATGAGGCAGAAGAAAGACCATGTTTTTCATGTTGGCTCTAACAAGAGAAAGCATGACGGGCAAGGTTTTCCCAAGCCTCAGAAAAAGCAAGTCAAGAAAGAAGGCACTAAGCCATTCAACCCTAAGGCATTCAAGGGTAAAGAAGCCGgcagttcttcttctgctcctagCAGCTCCACTGCTGGAGAAAATGCTTGTAACTTCTGCAAAGAGGAGGGACACTATCAAAGGGACTGCCCAGGCTTTCTAAAATGGATGAACAAAAGAG GGATTCGATACGATCCAAACTataagaggaggaacaagaaagctTAA